A window of the Pangasianodon hypophthalmus isolate fPanHyp1 chromosome 12, fPanHyp1.pri, whole genome shotgun sequence genome harbors these coding sequences:
- the ppa1a gene encoding inorganic pyrophosphatase 2, mitochondrial produces MSFSTEERGKPNTQDYRVYFKNSDGKYISPFHDISLYADEAKNIFHAVVEVPRWTNAKMEIATREPLNPLKQDVKKGNLRYVCNIFPHKGYIWNYGALPQTWEDPGHTDEDTKCSGDNDPIDMCDIGNKVCSHGEIIRVKVLGILALIDEGETDWKVIVINVEDQEADDFNDIEDVRRLKPGYLEATVDWFRMYKLPDGKPENQFAFNGEFKNRDFAIKTIKDTHEYWKALILSKTKAKELNCLNTCVTDSPYVCSGVEAKATVDSTSAYGASEPIPSSADKWFYYSK; encoded by the exons ATGAGCTTCAGCacagaagagagaggaaaaccTAACACACAGGACTATAGAGTCTACTTCA aaaactcaGATGGGAAATACATATCTCCATTCCATGACATTTCCCTTTACGCAGATGAGGCCAAG AATATCTTCCATGCAGTTGTTGAGGTACCCAGATGGACAAATGCAAAGATGGAG ATTGCGACCAGAGAACCACTGAACCCACTGAAGCAGGATGTGAAGAAAGGAAATCTGCgttatgtgtgtaatatatttccACATAAAGGCTACATATGGAACTATGGAGCTCTCCCTCAG ACATGGGAGGATCCAGGACACACAGATGAAGACACAAAATGCTCTGGAGACAATGACCCCATTGATATGTGTGACATCGGTAACAAG GTCTGCTCACATGGAGAAATCATCAGGGTGAAAGTGCTGGGAATCCTGGCACTGATAGATGAAGGAGAAACAGACTGGAAAGTGATCGTGATTAATGTTGAGGATCAGGAAGCTGATGACTTTAATG ATATTGAGGATGTAAGGAGGCTTAAGCCGGGATACCTGGAAGCCACGGTGGACTGGTTCAGAATGTACAAACTACCAGATGGGAAACCTGAGAACCAGTTTGCATTCAATGGTGAATTCAAGAACAGG GACTTTGCCATTAAGACCATAAAAGATACCCATGAGTATTGGAAGGCATTGATATTGAGCAAGACTAAAGCAAAGGAACTTAACTG CCTGAACACATGTGTCACAGACAGCCCATATGTCTGCTCTGGAGTGGAAGCCAAAGCCACTGTAGACTCA ACAAGTGCATATGGTGCATCAGAGCCTATTCCTAGCTCAG CTGACAAATGGTTCTATTACAGCAAGTAA